AGCGCATTCAATCCTTTTTAGCCATTCGGGAACATGGTTCCACGCCTCATCAATTTGAGCCGCAAAACTTGAGATTACCACCTGCTGCTTCGTTAGTGGTGCGGAAAAAAGCCTGGTGTGAGAGTGTTCCGTCGCGTCCCACATTAACGGGTAAATTACCCGGAATGATGATACAGGGTGATGATTATGAACCCTTACTGTATATGTATAAAGCGGGATGGGAAATTTGGTATCATCCCCATTTGCATACCTATCATCAAATACCACGCTGGCGCTTAGAACGGGATTATTTACTCTCTATTTCCCGGGGGTGTGGATTAGCGACATGTCAGCTACGGATGGTTAATGCTCAACCTTGGCAAAAACCGCTGATTGTTATTCGCAATTTTTTGGGTAGCTTACGTCGAGTTGTTTTGCAGTTGCTCAAGTATCGGGGTCAATTAAATAATAATCTAATTGCGGCTTGTGAACTGGAATTTTTTTGGGGAAGTTTAATAAGTTCGTTTTTGGTTGTGAAACGCCGCCGATTAATATAAATAAATGAGTCCGAAATATTATGCCCATAATTTCCGTTATTATTCCTGCCTATAACGCTGAAAAAACGATTAAAGAAACGATTGAATCTGTTTTAAATCAAACCGTAACAGATTTTGAGGTATTGGTGATTAATGATGGCTCTACAGATGGAACGCTGAACGTTATTGACGGGATAAAAGACGAACGTTTGCGGGTATTTTCCTATCCTCATGCTGGAGTAGCACTGACTCGCAATCGGGGACTTGTTCATGCGGTGGGAGAGTATATTTCTTTCCTCGATGCGGATGACTTGTGGACACCCGATAAACTTGAAGCCCAACTCAAGGCGTTACAAGAAAATCCCCAAGCGGCTGTAGCCTATAGCTGGACAGATTGGATTGATGAATTGAGACAATTTTTGCGACCGGGGGGTTATATTACTGAAAATGGTCGGGTTTACGAAAAGTTGTTAGTCCGAGATTTTATCGAAAGTGGCTCAAATCCCTTAATTCGCGCTGAAGCGTTTCAGAGTGTGGGAAACTTTGATGAATCCTTAGAATTTTCAGAAGACTGGGATATGTGGTTGCGCCTAGCGGCTTGCTATGAGTTTGTCGCGGTGCCATCGGCTCAAATTTTATATCGAATTTCCCCGAATTCTGCCTCATTTAATGTGTGGAAAATGGAAGCCGGAAGTTTGCGTGTGCTAGAAAAAGCTTGGGCGCAAATTACCCCATCTATACAACACCGGAAACGAGAAATTCTGGGAAATCGTTATAAATATCTTACGTGTAAAGCTATTGAGGGAAATTTGGAACGACGTAGAGGATTAGTCGCCGTGCGGTTTTTCTGGCAAGCGATTCTCAATG
The DNA window shown above is from Coleofasciculus chthonoplastes PCC 7420 and carries:
- a CDS encoding glycosyltransferase, producing the protein MPIISVIIPAYNAEKTIKETIESVLNQTVTDFEVLVINDGSTDGTLNVIDGIKDERLRVFSYPHAGVALTRNRGLVHAVGEYISFLDADDLWTPDKLEAQLKALQENPQAAVAYSWTDWIDELRQFLRPGGYITENGRVYEKLLVRDFIESGSNPLIRAEAFQSVGNFDESLEFSEDWDMWLRLAACYEFVAVPSAQILYRISPNSASFNVWKMEAGSLRVLEKAWAQITPSIQHRKREILGNRYKYLTCKAIEGNLERRRGLVAVRFFWQAILNDPAWLRRGKLMLIVFLKIGLAILLSPQQAQGIRTSLRKWFSKERPFQRQ
- the hpsE gene encoding hormogonium polysaccharide biosynthesis glycosyltransferase HpsE, producing the protein MSLDFTLAIPTYNGANCLPKLLDQLRQQIGLEQISWEIIVVNNNSSDNTAQVVQEYQATWLPGVPFKYIFEPEQGAAFARLRAVQEAQGELIGFLDDDNLPNPDWIAQAYLFAQEHPQAGAFSGQIHGEFEVEPPENFQRIQSFLAIREHGSTPHQFEPQNLRLPPAASLVVRKKAWCESVPSRPTLTGKLPGMMIQGDDYEPLLYMYKAGWEIWYHPHLHTYHQIPRWRLERDYLLSISRGCGLATCQLRMVNAQPWQKPLIVIRNFLGSLRRVVLQLLKYRGQLNNNLIAACELEFFWGSLISSFLVVKRRRLI